AGATCTGCAGCTTGCCTATGAAGGCCATGAGCTAGAGCCGTTAACGATTCAATACCATGACTTTGCGGTTTGGCAGCAAACGCACGGTGTTTATACAGACGACAACATTAATTATTGGAAGGAAAAACTGAAGCATATTCCGGATGAAATTGAGCTTGTCCGTGATGGAAAGCGTCAATTGCACGTAAAACCGACTAGCGAAACTTTGACGTTTACAATCGATTCCGCGCTTCACGGACAATTGCAGCAGCTTGCAAAAGATGAACAGGCAACTCTTTACATTGTGCTACAAAGCGGATTCTTGGCCCTCATGACAAAGCTCGGTGCAGGGGAAGATCTGATTCTCGGTAGTCCAATGGCGGGCCGGGATCAGGAGGAACTGCTGGCAAATGTCGGTATGTTCATCAATACGGTGGCGATACGGACGGATACTTCGGGGGACCCTCGTTTCACAAAATTAATGGAACGCGTAAAACAAACCTCGATTGAGGCAATGGAGCACCAATATGTTCCTTTTGACCATATTGTCGAAACATTAAAACCGACTCGTGTTCCTTCACAGCATCCGATTTTCCAGATTATGTTCGCCTTACAGAACACGCCTCAGCCATCACTTGTAATGGAAGGCCAAAATGCCGACATTCAGCTGCATACGGTTGGGCAGCCGAAATTCGATTTGAATATCGAGATGCGGGAGGTATATCTAGCCGAGCAGCCTAATGGGATCGAAGTACAGGTGGAATTCCGAACAGATTTATATGAAGCAAAAACAGTTACCGCTCTTATGGAACGCTATGTAATCGTCCTGCAGCAGGCGTTGCATAATCCGGCCATTTCAGAATTGAATGTGCTGTTGGAACAGGAACAGGAAAAAATTCTGCTTGACTGGAATCCGAAAGACCATGTAAGTAAGCAAAAAACGATTGCCGAACAATTCGAGGCGATTGTGGAAATGCATGCCGAACGAATTGCTGTCAGTGACGAAAACGAAGAGCTTACTTATACCGAATTGAACCGTAAAGCGAACCAGTTAGCACATCTTTTACTCGAAAAAGGCGTTACATCCGAAACATTTGTCGCACTGTTAATGCCGCGTTCAACCGATATGATTGTCAGCATTTTAGCCGTTTTAAAAGCCGGCGCTGCCTATGTGCCGATTGATCCGGTTTATCCGCAAGACCGAATTGACTATATTTTAAACGATTCAAACCCGAGCTGTTTAATCACTACAGAAGACCTGAAGCCGTGTGCAGAAGCGACACCTGTGATAGAAGTGCTTGTAATGGAGGAGGTTTCACTTACTTCATTCCCTGTTGAAAATATAAATCATAATAATCATCCAATGAATCCGGCCTATGTTATCTATACTTCCGGTTCAACTGGCCGACCAAAAGGTGTGGTTATTCCGAACCAGAACGTTATCCGCTTACTTGATGCAACAGATGAATGGTTTCATTTTAACGAAGAAGATCGCTGGTCGCTGTTCCATTCCTATGCCTTTGACTTTTCCGTATGGGAAATATGGGGTGCCCTGTTATATGGCGGTGAGCTCGTAATCATACCGTACAATGTCAGCCGCTCACCTACCGACTTTTTGGCATTGCTTGCAGACAAGAAAATTACGGTGCTGAACCAGACACCATCTGCCTTCTATCAGCTCATGACCGTTGATAAAGAGCATCCCGAACTGTCCGGACAACTGGCACTACGCTGCATTGTATTTGGCGGGGAGGCACTTAACCTGACGCGTTTACAGGAATGGTATGACCGACACCCGGAAGATGCACCTACCCTTGTGAATATGTACGGCATTACCGAAACAACTGTCCATGTCAGCTACTTAAGTGTAAATGAAGAACTGAGCCAGTCACAGGCGAATAGTCTGATCGGCACGGCGATTCCTGATTTAAATATTTATGTCCTTGATGGGCAGTTAAAACCGGTCCCTCCCGGTGTTGTCGGCGAAATGTATGTTTCTGGCGAAGGCTTGGCACAAGGCTATTTAAACCGCGCTACCTTAACGGCAGAACGTTTTATCGCCAACCCGTATGGACCTCCGGGAAGCCGGATGTACCGTACAGGTGATCTGGCTCGCTGGATGAAAAATGGCGAACTGGACTATATCGGACGCATTGACCACCAAGTGAAAATACGCGGTTTCCGCATTGAGCTTGGCGAGATTGAACAAGTGCTTCTGAATCATCTGCAAATCGCACAGGCAGCTGTCATTGCGAGAGAAGATCGAAAAGAAGATGTCCGTTTGGCTGCCTACTATGTTCCGGAGCAAGGCACGGACGTAACCGAGCAAATGTTGAAAGATTTCGTCTCCCGTTCACTGCCGGTCTATATGGTTCCTTCAAGCTGCACTCGCCTGGAGCAAATGCCGCTTACAGCAAACGGAAAACTGGATACGAAGCAGCTCCCTGCACCTGTTATTACATTGCAGGAACTGGTATTGCCGAAAACACCGCAGGAAACATTGCTTTGTGAACTATTCTGCGAAGTACTGAATCTGCCACAGGTCGGCACAGAGGACAGCTTTTTCGAACTTGGCGGCCACTCGTTACTAGCCGTACAGCTGATCGGACGCATTCGCGAGGCATTCGGGAAAGAGCTGGCAATCGGGCATTTGTTTGAAGCACCTACTATATCCGGACTCGCTCATATTCTGCAAAAAGGAAAAGAATCACAGGCATTGAACACCGTACTGCCGTTACGCAGCGGGGAGCAACCGATTTTTGCTGTCCATCCTGCAGGGGGGTTAAGTTGGTGCTATGCAGGACTGTTAAAAAATCTGCCGCCGGAGTTTGCCCTATACGGCATTCAAGCAAAAGGGATTGCCGAAGATTGTGAACTACCGGGTTCTTTAACTGAAATGGCGCTCGGCTATATTGAAGCCATCAAAGAAATTCAGCCAAAAGGACCTTATCGTCTACTCGGATGGTCACTTGGCGGAAATGTCGTACAGGAAATGGCTGTCCAACTGGAACGCCAAGGAGAAGAACTGTCGCTTCTATGCATTATGGATGCCTACCCGTTCACATTCACCCCGCCAGTGGAGCTGACGGAAGAACAGGAGGCACTTGTGGCACTTCTTGCCCTAGCCGGGTATGAACCTGACATAGAAGATGAAGTGACACAGGAATATGTAATGGATGCTCTAAAAGCAGAGGGCAGCGCGATTGCAACATTAGATGAATCGACGTTTCTGCGCTTAAAAGAAGTTTATAAAAACTCGATTCAGTTACTCAAAAATCATCAGCAAGAAACGTATAATGGCGATGCTTTATTTTATAAATCTACACTTGTGCCAGATTGGATCCCGGACGTTGATGTTACTTCGTGGAATCCGTATATCAAAGGAGAGCTTACACAGATTGATATTGCCTGTCGCCATAAAGATATGTGTCAATCCATTCCATTGAATGAAGTCGGTCAAACATTAGTCAAGTACTTAGTAAAGGAGAAAAAAATGTATGTCTAACCCTTTTGAACAAGAAGATCGTGAATATTACGTTTTGCGAAATTCGGAAGAACAGCACTCTGTATGGCCAGCAGTCATTCCTGTCCCTGCCGGATGGGAGGTCGTATATGGCCCTGCGTTAAAACCATTATGCCAACTCTATATAGAAGAAAATTGGCTGGATATGAGACCTAAAAGTCTGCGTAGTGTTTTGGGATGAAAGCACAGCGAGCAGTCATCATCGCCCTCTATGTTGTGGCGATGTTCATGGTTTCAATCGACGGAACGATTGTCAATGTGCTACTTCCTACAATTGCCGTTGAATTCGGTGTAACGCCGGGGGCAACGAACGGCATTAATATCGGCTACCTTGTCAGCATCGCTGTTGCATTGCCTGCTGCCGGCTATTTAAGCAATCGGTACGGCGTAAAAAGAATGTATGTACTCTCTGTCAGTCTATTTACACTCGCCTCTCTTCTTTGCGGATGGGCGGGAAGCTTGCAGGCCCTTATTTTAGCGCGCGTGCTGCAGGGACTGGCAGGAGGAATCATTACACCCGTCAGCATGACACTGCTGTTTCGGACATTTTCTCCACCGGAAAGACAAAATCTGTCGCGTTCATTAGTATTGCCAATCGCCTTTGCACCGGCGATTGGCCCCTTAGTGGGCGGACTGTTTTCGGAGTATTTATCCTGGAACTGGGCGTTCTTCATTAATATTCCTTTTGGTATCATCATCGTCCTGATCGGACTTTTTGCCTTAACGGAATTTGAGATTTTTAAAGCACCGTTCGATACGAAAGGCTATATGCTCATTGCACTCGGGTTGCCGCTGTTAATGCTCACTCTGAGCCTTATTGCATCAGACGGTGTTTCCATTACGGTCGTCTTTTGTGCGATTGTCGGTGTATTTTTATTAAGCCGGTTTTATGTATATGAACGAAAAATAAAAGAGCCGCTGCTGGATGTGCGTCTGTATGAACAACCGCTTTTCCTTTCATCGAGTCTCGTCGCGATGTGTTCCATGGGCGCATTGATGGGGATGCTGTATCTGTTCCCGCTCATGTATCAGTACGCGTACTCAGCTTCTGCTCTGGAAAGCTCACTCATTACGTTTACCGAGGCACTTGGACTGATGGTCGCATCCAAATTACTGCCTCGAACATCCCAGCATTTCGGCATGCTGTATACAGTACGTCTCGGTCTGATTGGTACAGTAATGATTTTCTGCTGTATCGCCATCCTTGGTCCTTCAGCAAATCCTTGGCTGTTACGCGGATTGATGTTTGCAGTCGGGATATGTTTAGGACATAGTGTAATCGGTTCGCAACTTTCGGCCTTTCATCATGTAGCAAAAAGTCAGATGAGCAAGGCGACAACGCTATACAATATGCTTAACCGCGTTGGAGCAGCAGTAGGAATTGCACTTGTAGCGACGACATTAACCGTGTCTGGTCGCTACTTTTCAGAGATCCTTTCTTATCAGTACGCCCTCGTTGCTACGGTCGTTCTGCTTCTGGCAGGACTCGGCTGTTCTTTATTTGCGAAAGAACAGGAAACTATTCTAAAGGGAGAAAAAGCATGACAACCATTGCCTATTGCAAGATCAACGAGATGCC
Above is a window of Solibacillus isronensis DNA encoding:
- a CDS encoding DHA2 family efflux MFS transporter permease subunit, producing MKAQRAVIIALYVVAMFMVSIDGTIVNVLLPTIAVEFGVTPGATNGINIGYLVSIAVALPAAGYLSNRYGVKRMYVLSVSLFTLASLLCGWAGSLQALILARVLQGLAGGIITPVSMTLLFRTFSPPERQNLSRSLVLPIAFAPAIGPLVGGLFSEYLSWNWAFFINIPFGIIIVLIGLFALTEFEIFKAPFDTKGYMLIALGLPLLMLTLSLIASDGVSITVVFCAIVGVFLLSRFYVYERKIKEPLLDVRLYEQPLFLSSSLVAMCSMGALMGMLYLFPLMYQYAYSASALESSLITFTEALGLMVASKLLPRTSQHFGMLYTVRLGLIGTVMIFCCIAILGPSANPWLLRGLMFAVGICLGHSVIGSQLSAFHHVAKSQMSKATTLYNMLNRVGAAVGIALVATTLTVSGRYFSEILSYQYALVATVVLLLAGLGCSLFAKEQETILKGEKA
- a CDS encoding amino acid adenylation domain-containing protein, which produces MAELRFPLTEAAAGIWYAHHLTESPLYNTAEYLHIQAPVDSPLLLQAVNATIESAVGLYIQCSEEEGSLLQTIPSSVQFHSEQVSCSMAEAFQHIQEDVGTLLDLTKVNFVRAILFSVSAEEHLLYLRIHHLVSDAYSFRLLFQQISERYSALLHHKSYTKQFGDYVQMVEQEVKYRTSDKAAADAAYWLSKMQGTEVISLSKKKSGRMGQIILHPSSLSATTWAKLETYSKQLHVNIQEVVTAAVIAYTKRISQAKDVIVGIPLMNRFGHKSLSVPSTRVNVLPLRATFTTEETFEQLCINVKSFMTEMKQHQLYRQEQLRRDLRLTTDDQLYGPEINFMPFYENYLFGNVEVEHKKVVTGPVEDISFNFYSTPNGMQFDLVANSDLYEQAEVERHAARFLQLLELLVDQADTPLFNFPILLQEEAAMFEAKQGAVSELKNATVYKLFKKQMENMPGATAVQMNDTSISYAELDLLVGRIAHQLKAHDIGLEDFVGICMDRSIEMVATMLACFKVGAAYIPMDPAYPAERLLYMIEDARPKIVLVNGEVSFIAEGTPIVPLHPSKQIYEPIANCIGQTAYMIYTSGSTGNPKGVVVEMPSLVNFLQAMQHQFTLSEKDNLLAITTISFDISALELYLPLLYGASIHLATKEQVQDPVVMQSLIEQQNISIMQATPTVWQMMVQYAKDALKGLTVLVGGEALSKSLAQALLEAGATVHNMYGPTETTIWSTCTEIRPQDTPSLGNAIDRTDIYVLDTMLQPGPIGVVGELYIAGDGLARCYHNRPTLTAERFVAHPFASGKRMYRTGDLVVWQEDGSLHYVSRADHQVKIRGFRIELGEIENALEEITSIEQAVVIIREDQPGHKQIVAYVVGNETEEQCRLQLGERLPDYMVPAHFVFMETFPLTNNGKVDRKELPQPHVSIIAKVKPTTHTEETICTFFENILNLKSVGIDENFFQLGGHSLLATELLLAIRKTFAIDLSISVIFNQPTVKELAQAVDKAKKKTLAGIDRQQVEIIPLSHAQRSLWFIQQLEESSASYNIPLVYTFDQPIDLLKLIKAIGKVVEKHAILRTVYPAVDGVPYQKIIEDTPKVLIEEVSPEEVPAQINACTRYAFDLKQEPGFRVTLINLNTLVVVFHHISADGWSLATFTEDLQLAYEGHELEPLTIQYHDFAVWQQTHGVYTDDNINYWKEKLKHIPDEIELVRDGKRQLHVKPTSETLTFTIDSALHGQLQQLAKDEQATLYIVLQSGFLALMTKLGAGEDLILGSPMAGRDQEELLANVGMFINTVAIRTDTSGDPRFTKLMERVKQTSIEAMEHQYVPFDHIVETLKPTRVPSQHPIFQIMFALQNTPQPSLVMEGQNADIQLHTVGQPKFDLNIEMREVYLAEQPNGIEVQVEFRTDLYEAKTVTALMERYVIVLQQALHNPAISELNVLLEQEQEKILLDWNPKDHVSKQKTIAEQFEAIVEMHAERIAVSDENEELTYTELNRKANQLAHLLLEKGVTSETFVALLMPRSTDMIVSILAVLKAGAAYVPIDPVYPQDRIDYILNDSNPSCLITTEDLKPCAEATPVIEVLVMEEVSLTSFPVENINHNNHPMNPAYVIYTSGSTGRPKGVVIPNQNVIRLLDATDEWFHFNEEDRWSLFHSYAFDFSVWEIWGALLYGGELVIIPYNVSRSPTDFLALLADKKITVLNQTPSAFYQLMTVDKEHPELSGQLALRCIVFGGEALNLTRLQEWYDRHPEDAPTLVNMYGITETTVHVSYLSVNEELSQSQANSLIGTAIPDLNIYVLDGQLKPVPPGVVGEMYVSGEGLAQGYLNRATLTAERFIANPYGPPGSRMYRTGDLARWMKNGELDYIGRIDHQVKIRGFRIELGEIEQVLLNHLQIAQAAVIAREDRKEDVRLAAYYVPEQGTDVTEQMLKDFVSRSLPVYMVPSSCTRLEQMPLTANGKLDTKQLPAPVITLQELVLPKTPQETLLCELFCEVLNLPQVGTEDSFFELGGHSLLAVQLIGRIREAFGKELAIGHLFEAPTISGLAHILQKGKESQALNTVLPLRSGEQPIFAVHPAGGLSWCYAGLLKNLPPEFALYGIQAKGIAEDCELPGSLTEMALGYIEAIKEIQPKGPYRLLGWSLGGNVVQEMAVQLERQGEELSLLCIMDAYPFTFTPPVELTEEQEALVALLALAGYEPDIEDEVTQEYVMDALKAEGSAIATLDESTFLRLKEVYKNSIQLLKNHQQETYNGDALFYKSTLVPDWIPDVDVTSWNPYIKGELTQIDIACRHKDMCQSIPLNEVGQTLVKYLVKEKKMYV
- a CDS encoding MbtH family protein: MSNPFEQEDREYYVLRNSEEQHSVWPAVIPVPAGWEVVYGPALKPLCQLYIEENWLDMRPKSLRSVLG